The following coding sequences are from one Bacillus mycoides window:
- a CDS encoding MFS transporter — MKITESKSLWENTIYLQVFSAYSLLMLGVFIDMLAIMTIVSFEWEVDPTMIGLIPVAYALPGIIFSSWAGVIADRFRKIPIMMFCNLMVGLLTIVLLFVQNIHWLLLALMVRSIFTVFYYPAQQTLTRQIVSPDLLTKAVSINGIVEQGTKILGPLIGGMLLSWFQPEFCLIIRAICCLLAALVLLPTIRLQESLSREHIEKKQQSTWTAWLQGWGYVLSNRMILSTMIFFTIAMAVLQLVDSQFPTLFKSLFPNDKSKMGYIISIIGLGGIIGAFLTQKLKHFQYGWVICGGIALMGIGFGGISLITLISPDASLIFAYLISFIAGIGSGLMFVSNQVILQIESHQEQVGRVFGIQSSLANAALIISPAMSGPLVHFFGVIELYFYVGIGLIIIAVIGVALQKYLWVTHKQEPVRVNNF; from the coding sequence ATGAAAATTACCGAATCAAAAAGTCTATGGGAAAATACAATTTATTTACAAGTTTTCTCTGCGTATTCACTGCTTATGCTCGGAGTATTTATTGACATGTTAGCCATTATGACCATTGTTAGTTTTGAATGGGAAGTAGACCCCACCATGATTGGATTAATTCCTGTTGCGTATGCACTTCCTGGGATTATATTTAGTTCATGGGCAGGCGTGATTGCTGATCGCTTTAGAAAAATTCCAATTATGATGTTTTGTAATCTAATGGTTGGTTTATTAACAATTGTTCTTTTATTTGTCCAAAATATTCATTGGCTTTTGTTAGCATTAATGGTTCGTTCCATTTTCACCGTTTTTTACTATCCTGCACAGCAAACACTAACACGACAGATTGTTTCTCCTGATCTGCTTACCAAAGCAGTAAGTATCAATGGGATAGTTGAGCAAGGAACCAAGATACTGGGCCCACTTATAGGAGGAATGTTACTGAGCTGGTTTCAGCCAGAGTTTTGTCTGATTATAAGGGCAATATGCTGTTTACTAGCTGCTTTGGTTCTGTTGCCCACAATAAGGTTACAGGAATCTCTGTCAAGAGAACATATAGAAAAGAAACAGCAAAGTACTTGGACTGCTTGGTTACAAGGCTGGGGTTATGTATTATCCAATCGGATGATATTATCAACCATGATTTTCTTTACAATAGCTATGGCAGTATTACAATTAGTAGACTCACAGTTCCCTACTTTATTTAAGAGCTTGTTCCCAAATGATAAGAGTAAAATGGGATACATCATTTCTATTATTGGTCTTGGGGGAATAATTGGCGCATTCTTAACTCAGAAATTAAAACATTTTCAATATGGTTGGGTAATATGTGGAGGTATTGCTTTAATGGGAATTGGCTTTGGAGGAATAAGTCTGATAACTCTGATAAGTCCTGATGCATCCCTCATTTTTGCCTATCTGATCAGTTTTATAGCTGGTATTGGAAGTGGACTTATGTTTGTATCCAATCAAGTCATTCTACAAATAGAATCTCATCAAGAACAGGTCGGAAGAGTATTTGGGATTCAAAGCAGTTTAGCAAATGCAGCCCTCATTATTTCACCTGCTATGAGCGGTCCACTGGTTCACTTTTTCGGAGTAATTGAACTCTATTTTTATGTGGGTATTGGGCTCATCATCATTGCAGTAATTGGGGTTGCACTACAAAAATATTTATGGGTTACACATAAACAAGAACCTGTAAGAGTAAATAATTTTTGA
- a CDS encoding DnaB-like helicase N-terminal domain-containing protein, translating into MSLRKSKQAIDFITITNELQKKNRVEEAGEVSYSTQLVSIVPI; encoded by the coding sequence GTGTCTTTGAGAAAGTCAAAGCAAGCTATTGATTTCATTACCATCACAAACGAACTGCAAAAAAAGAATAGGGTTGAAGAGGCGGGAGAAGTCTCTTATTCCACCCAATTAGTTTCTATCGTCCCTATTTAG
- a CDS encoding serine hydrolase domain-containing protein, translated as MKTRSQITCASLALLIAGSSLLYTTPTSIVKAEPTQNVSSSLQTNTQRDRTSVKQAMRNTLQFGYPGILAKTSEGGKTWGYAAGIANLSTKQSMKTDFRFRIGSVTKTFTATVVLQLAGENRLNLDDYIEKWLPGVIQGNGYDGNQITIRQILNHTSGIAEYSRSKDADFMDTKKSYMAEELVKMGISLPPDFAPGKGWSYSNTGYVLLGILIEKVTGNSYAEEIENRIIEPLELSNTFLPGNSSVIPGINHARGYVQPDGTSELKDVTYYNPSVASSAGDMISTADELNKFFSYLLGGKLLKEQQLKQMLTTVPTGKEGIDGYGLGIYETKLPSGVSIWGHTGGILGFTTLVGGTLGGKHTLVVNWNSLGRTDSPNPFKNILLAEFSK; from the coding sequence ATGAAAACACGTAGTCAAATTACATGTGCAAGTCTGGCCCTTTTAATAGCTGGAAGTTCTCTATTATATACAACACCAACCTCAATTGTAAAAGCAGAGCCCACTCAGAATGTATCTAGTTCGTTACAAACAAATACTCAACGAGATCGTACTTCCGTCAAGCAAGCAATGCGGAATACATTGCAATTTGGATACCCGGGGATACTTGCTAAAACTTCTGAGGGTGGAAAAACGTGGGGGTATGCCGCTGGGATAGCGAATCTAAGCACCAAGCAATCAATGAAAACAGATTTTCGCTTTCGCATTGGCAGCGTGACGAAGACGTTCACCGCAACGGTTGTACTTCAATTAGCTGGAGAGAATCGCTTGAATCTAGACGACTACATCGAAAAATGGTTGCCTGGTGTCATTCAAGGAAACGGATATGATGGTAACCAGATTACTATCCGGCAGATATTGAACCATACGAGTGGTATCGCTGAATACTCAAGGTCAAAAGACGCTGATTTTATGGATACAAAAAAATCGTATATGGCTGAAGAGTTAGTGAAGATGGGGATTTCTCTGCCCCCAGACTTTGCCCCAGGAAAGGGTTGGTCTTATTCAAACACAGGATACGTATTACTGGGTATTCTTATTGAAAAAGTAACCGGAAACAGCTATGCGGAAGAGATTGAAAATCGGATTATTGAACCGCTTGAATTATCGAATACATTCCTACCTGGCAATTCAAGCGTTATTCCAGGCATCAATCATGCCCGTGGATATGTCCAACCAGACGGAACAAGTGAGCTAAAAGACGTTACTTATTATAACCCAAGTGTAGCTAGCTCAGCTGGAGATATGATTTCTACTGCTGACGAATTAAATAAATTCTTCTCTTACTTGCTCGGTGGCAAATTACTGAAGGAACAGCAACTAAAACAAATGCTTACTACAGTTCCTACAGGAAAAGAAGGAATCGATGGATATGGTCTTGGAATCTATGAAACTAAGCTTCCAAGCGGTGTCTCGATATGGGGACACACAGGTGGCATTCTAGGGTTTACTACTCTTGTTGGAGGTACACTTGGAGGCAAGCATACGTTGGTCGTCAATTGGAATAGTTTGGGTAGAACTGACAGTCCTAATCCTTTTAAAAATATTTTGCTTGCTGAATTTAGCAAGTAG
- a CDS encoding TetR family transcriptional regulator — MVNHFAYPFACSVTLDDWPASSGFTLRDCYMRYIQLKRSQLFNLYKAEKDVLLRIQKVLHYISTEYHQDPFVSTLFQEYKEYHSPEITACFKEYEEEAIKMISDLLEKGYQQGALHNVPLPLTAFMLVRMIFDYEQDYIKSEKSDKEFLQLLKHMLLKN, encoded by the coding sequence ATCGTAAACCATTTCGCATACCCATTTGCTTGCAGCGTAACTTTGGATGATTGGCCTGCATCAAGCGGTTTTACATTGCGTGACTGCTATATGCGTTATATTCAGCTTAAACGCTCACAATTATTTAACTTATATAAAGCGGAAAAAGATGTTTTACTTCGAATACAAAAGGTCCTTCATTATATTAGTACAGAATATCATCAAGATCCTTTTGTTTCTACACTCTTTCAAGAATATAAAGAGTACCATTCACCTGAAATCACAGCTTGTTTTAAAGAATATGAAGAAGAGGCAATTAAAATGATAAGTGATTTACTTGAAAAAGGTTATCAGCAAGGAGCTTTGCATAACGTACCGTTACCGCTAACAGCTTTTATGTTAGTACGAATGATTTTTGACTATGAACAGGATTATATAAAAAGTGAGAAAAGCGATAAAGAATTTTTACAATTACTAAAGCATATGCTTCTTAAAAACTAG
- a CDS encoding methyltransferase: protein MNSQIKNKIEDISANNLLNIATGFWASKALASAVELEIFNIMPKQGINIKEVTKELEIQMRPAEMLLTACTALGLLTKKGELYYNSPLSNKFLVKGEPYYFGGVITMLDKREYIPWSKLTEAIKTDQMQVLKDDSLGIFESISVNPEEQRIFTEGMHSWSIQTGKELTKVFDFSQNTQLLDVGGCSGAYCIEAVQKYPDLHAVVFDLAPALKIAKEKIEQAELSHRIKTHTGDFFKEELPKGSDVILLSMLLQNWSPEENHEILQKCYNVLPEGGSIIISELMIDDDKTGPISAALMSLNMLIETIKGRNYSWSEYEGWLKNIGFIDIQRITFHSPGANGILVARKP from the coding sequence ATGAATAGTCAGATTAAAAATAAAATAGAAGATATATCAGCTAATAATTTACTGAATATTGCAACTGGGTTTTGGGCTTCTAAAGCACTTGCATCAGCTGTAGAATTAGAGATTTTTAATATAATGCCCAAACAAGGTATAAATATAAAAGAAGTAACAAAGGAACTAGAAATTCAGATGCGTCCTGCCGAAATGTTATTAACTGCATGTACTGCTTTAGGTTTACTTACAAAGAAAGGAGAATTGTATTATAATTCCCCTTTATCAAATAAATTTTTAGTTAAAGGTGAACCTTATTACTTCGGTGGAGTTATAACTATGTTGGATAAAAGAGAATATATCCCCTGGAGTAAGCTCACAGAAGCTATTAAAACCGATCAGATGCAAGTATTAAAAGATGATTCTCTAGGGATTTTTGAGTCTATTTCTGTTAACCCTGAAGAACAGCGGATTTTTACAGAGGGTATGCATAGCTGGAGTATTCAAACAGGGAAAGAGCTTACTAAGGTTTTTGATTTCTCCCAAAATACGCAACTTCTTGATGTCGGTGGATGTTCTGGGGCATATTGTATAGAAGCAGTACAAAAATACCCTGATTTACATGCAGTAGTTTTCGATTTAGCACCTGCATTAAAAATTGCTAAAGAAAAAATTGAACAGGCAGAATTATCTCATCGAATTAAAACGCATACTGGAGATTTTTTTAAAGAGGAGTTACCTAAAGGATCAGATGTTATTCTTCTTTCAATGCTTCTTCAAAATTGGTCACCTGAGGAAAATCATGAGATTTTACAAAAATGTTATAATGTACTTCCTGAAGGTGGAAGTATTATTATAAGTGAACTAATGATTGATGATGATAAAACTGGACCTATATCCGCGGCTCTCATGTCATTAAATATGCTTATTGAAACAATAAAAGGCCGAAACTACAGTTGGTCAGAATATGAGGGTTGGTTAAAAAATATTGGATTTATAGATATCCAAAGAATTACATTTCATTCCCCAGGGGCTAATGGTATATTAGTCGCTCGAAAGCCCTAA
- a CDS encoding DNA topoisomerase I: protein MMDTIKGFVSKKTGKMFGAKLTYDSEQKRITFVYEKKK, encoded by the coding sequence ATGATGGATACAATTAAAGGATTTGTATCGAAGAAAACAGGAAAAATGTTTGGTGCGAAATTAACATATGACTCCGAACAGAAGAGGATTACTTTTGTATATGAGAAAAAGAAATAA
- a CDS encoding putative mucin/carbohydrate-binding domain-containing protein, giving the protein MKRISSLLLTMPIILGSIATIPHTKVSAETMSFNQETFTLETLDQQTDQAIANGNFEAHLNNLTAYLNGNIGGITEENLKKKLVDPVFAAALAQWQFISQTGAATMDAFAKKDADHQKFLSWAMKNTDVMNTYLEGGSPTGKNPVNALEIWHTIWNADADSHKGLYLKLAISTSLAHAEPIKYWTSNKPINPLTRYQHYKSADQNNELLPCFRTYDVWHLRLVVNTWSPEEDLTWARNMINTEHPELKSQDKVGESAYLIKYTTHNKDGVSIHAGNDAFYGLGWNLSSIYRFGGVCGNISKFGTQVSQAFGVAAMPVGQPGHCALIWNNKPSSWNLGNDISGWGESSRHDATVIPWSDNSPTNQVPYMLLFENAERDPVKLDQSERLRWLAKAITSADNKIAIYKISTNILPINFLVWKDYVSLMLQNPNVTDAEWKELNNSIISVFANEPRPMMDLLTQIKSHVPNTDDILEGKQFSWSLKGIGDFEFAKVNLNKSTEEMQIDLKAGVPHHYFDGTYASIKVQNTSGKLVYNKEVYGNKQQNAESKTVPVKVGDFIELTHLEGEERATLINLDNNKHESFDKKVMYEVTKDGLKKVNQIVNPKPDTEAPTQPQGLYASNVTSNSVELKWNPSSDNVGVKEYQVLRDGQLIQTVQGTTFTDQNLKVSKEYKYAVKAVDAAGNTSNQSNILLIKTKDQNVSYEKWDPRKAYTKGDKVEHQGKVYEAVQNHQGNGDPNWIFALALWKPLT; this is encoded by the coding sequence TTGAAAAGGATTTCATCTTTATTATTAACAATGCCGATTATTTTAGGAAGTATTGCTACGATTCCGCATACAAAGGTTTCAGCTGAAACAATGTCATTCAATCAAGAGACATTCACTTTAGAAACATTGGACCAACAGACGGATCAAGCAATTGCAAATGGTAATTTTGAAGCTCATTTGAATAATCTCACAGCATATCTGAATGGAAATATTGGGGGTATTACTGAAGAGAATTTAAAAAAGAAGCTTGTAGATCCAGTATTTGCAGCAGCTTTGGCTCAGTGGCAATTCATATCACAAACAGGTGCTGCAACAATGGATGCATTTGCTAAAAAAGATGCTGACCATCAAAAATTTCTTAGCTGGGCTATGAAAAATACAGATGTGATGAATACCTATCTTGAAGGTGGTAGTCCAACTGGAAAAAACCCTGTAAATGCACTTGAGATATGGCATACAATTTGGAATGCGGATGCAGATTCTCACAAAGGATTGTATTTAAAATTAGCGATATCCACATCGTTAGCTCATGCTGAACCTATAAAATATTGGACAAGCAATAAACCTATTAATCCATTAACAAGATACCAGCATTATAAATCAGCAGATCAAAATAACGAGTTACTTCCTTGCTTTAGAACATATGATGTTTGGCATTTAAGATTAGTAGTGAATACTTGGTCACCAGAAGAAGATTTAACTTGGGCAAGAAATATGATTAATACGGAACATCCAGAACTTAAAAGTCAAGATAAGGTAGGGGAAAGTGCATATTTGATTAAATATACAACCCATAACAAAGATGGAGTTAGCATTCACGCTGGAAATGATGCATTCTACGGTTTAGGTTGGAATCTTTCTTCCATTTACAGATTTGGCGGGGTATGCGGTAATATTTCGAAGTTTGGTACGCAAGTAAGCCAAGCCTTTGGAGTGGCAGCTATGCCTGTTGGACAACCTGGACATTGTGCACTCATATGGAATAACAAACCATCTTCTTGGAATTTAGGAAATGATATATCCGGATGGGGTGAATCGAGCCGTCATGATGCAACTGTTATTCCTTGGTCAGATAATAGCCCGACAAATCAAGTACCGTATATGCTACTATTTGAAAATGCTGAACGTGACCCAGTAAAACTAGATCAATCAGAGCGATTACGCTGGTTAGCGAAAGCGATCACTTCAGCAGATAATAAAATTGCAATTTATAAAATATCCACCAATATTTTACCAATCAATTTTTTAGTATGGAAAGATTACGTTTCTCTTATGTTACAAAATCCAAATGTAACAGATGCTGAGTGGAAAGAATTAAATAACAGTATCATTTCTGTTTTTGCGAATGAACCGCGACCGATGATGGATCTTCTTACTCAAATAAAAAGCCATGTACCAAATACAGATGATATCTTGGAAGGAAAACAGTTTTCATGGTCACTGAAAGGGATTGGAGATTTTGAATTTGCAAAAGTAAATTTAAATAAATCAACAGAAGAAATGCAAATTGACCTAAAAGCAGGTGTACCACACCATTACTTTGATGGCACATATGCAAGTATTAAAGTGCAAAACACATCAGGTAAATTGGTCTATAACAAAGAGGTTTATGGGAATAAACAGCAAAATGCTGAATCAAAAACAGTCCCAGTAAAAGTGGGCGATTTTATTGAACTTACACACCTAGAAGGTGAAGAGAGAGCAACGTTAATAAATTTAGATAATAATAAGCACGAAAGCTTTGATAAAAAGGTAATGTATGAGGTTACAAAGGATGGCCTGAAGAAAGTAAATCAAATTGTTAATCCTAAGCCAGATACAGAGGCTCCAACACAGCCACAAGGATTATATGCAAGCAATGTTACTTCTAACAGTGTAGAGCTAAAATGGAATCCTTCTTCAGATAATGTAGGTGTAAAAGAATATCAGGTATTACGTGATGGACAATTGATTCAAACGGTACAAGGAACGACGTTTACTGATCAAAACCTAAAAGTTAGTAAGGAATATAAATATGCAGTGAAGGCTGTAGATGCAGCTGGAAATACATCAAATCAAAGTAACATTCTTCTGATAAAAACAAAAGATCAAAATGTATCTTATGAAAAATGGGATCCGAGGAAGGCATATACAAAGGGGGACAAAGTAGAGCATCAAGGGAAAGTGTATGAAGCTGTTCAAAATCATCAAGGAAATGGTGATCCGAATTGGATATTTGCCTTGGCATTATGGAAGCCACTAACATAG